A single window of Malus sylvestris chromosome 5, drMalSylv7.2, whole genome shotgun sequence DNA harbors:
- the LOC126621468 gene encoding cysteine proteinase inhibitor 1-like, protein MRPQCLLLLVALILPLAAATSTVQIGGWKPIEDVSDPEVREAAEFAVFRGETQLVACTNYKLVISAKNESSVANPTRVVGTAAANNYEVFVYDRAWEHYKELLYFHRS, encoded by the coding sequence ATGCGCCCTCAGTGCCTCCTCCTCCTTGTTGCCCTCATCCTTCCTCTGGCCGCCGCCACCAGCACAGTCCAGATCGGCGGTTGGAAACCCATTGAGGACGTCAGCGACCCCGAGGTGCGAGAGGCCGCAGAGTTCGCTGTGTTCCGGGGTGAGACGCAACTCGTTGCGTGCACGAACTATAAGCTTGTCATTTCGGCCAAAAATGAGTCGTCGGTGGCAAATCCCACCAGGGTTGTCGGCACCGCCGCCGCAAATAATTATGAGGTCTTCGTCTATGACAGGGCTTGGGAGCATTACAAGGAATTGCTCTACTTTCATCGTTCGTAA
- the LOC126621467 gene encoding cysteine proteinase inhibitor 1-like, which produces MHIQNLYYLAIPHCSSSVITCHSWSGASQRNFNKLKKATVTMRPHCLLILALVLLPLVAAAADRRGLITGGWAPIKNISDPHVKEIAEFAVSEYNKQAQGQNKLAFERVVRGDSQVVAGINYRLVISAKNKSVADPDVATPADYEGVVWEKAWEHFKQLISFHRLSKPN; this is translated from the coding sequence ATGCACATCCAAAACCTCTATTATCTTGCCATCCCCCATTGCAGCTCATCAGTCATCACTTGTCATTCGTGGAGTGGAGCCAGTCAAAGAAACTTCAACAAATTAAAGAAAGCAACGGTCACGATGCGCCCTCACTGCCTCCTCATCCTCGCCCTCGTCCTCCTTCCTCTGGTGGCCGCTGCCGCGGACCGACGGGGCCTTATAACCGGCGGTTGGGCGCCCATAAAGAACATCAGCGACCCCCATGTGAAAGAGATTGCAGAGTTTGCGGTGTCGGAGTACAACAAGCAAGCCCAAGGCCAGAACAAGTTGGCGTTTGAGAGAGTCGTCCGGGGCGACAGCCAGGTGGTGGCGGGCATCAACTACCGGCTTGTCATTTCCGCTAAGAACAAGTCCGTGGCTGATCCCGATGTTGCCACTCCCGCGGATTACGAGGGTGTTGTGTGGGAGAAGGCTTGGGAGCATTTTAAGCAGTTGATATCATTTCATCGATTGTCAAAGCCTAACTAG
- the LOC126621466 gene encoding inositol monophosphatase 1-like isoform X2: MAANDSLAQFLSSAVDAAKKAGEIIRKGFYETKHVEYKGQVDLVTETDKACEDLIFNHLKQLYPTHKFIGEETTAANGVTELTDDPTWLVDPVDGTINFVHGFPFVCVSIGLTIGKIPTIGVVYNPIIDELFTGIRGGGAFLNGNPIKVSSQTELVKSLLVTEVGVERDNVTVDATTGTINRLLFEVRSIRMGGSCALALCGIACGRLDLFYMDGYGGPWDVAGGAVIVTEAGGCVYDPSGEELDITSRRVAASNPLLKAAFVDVLRESE; this comes from the exons ATGGCGGCAAATG ATTCGCTTGCTCAGTTCCTCTCCTCCGCCGTTGATGCAGCCAAGAAAGCCGGCGAG ATAATTCGAAAAGGGTTCTACGAGACCAAGCATGTGGAGTACAAAGGCCAg GTGGATTTGGTCACGGAAACTGATAAGGCATGCGAAGATCTCATATTTAATCATCTCAAGCAACTTTACCCCACACATAAG TTCATTGGGGAAGAGACTACTGCTGCTAATGGTGTAACGGAGCTGACTGATGACCCCACATGGCTAGTTGATCCCGTAGATGGAACCATTAACTTTGTACATGG GTTCCCCTTTGTCTGTGTCTCAATCGGCCTTACAATTGGAAAGATTCCTACAATTGGTGTTGTTTACAACCCAATAATTGACGAG CTCTTTACTGGCATACGCGGAGGAGGTGCATTTCTCAATGGAAATCCTATCAAAG TATCATCTCAGACTGAACTTGTGAAGTCTCTCCTTGTAACTGAG GTTGGAGTAGAACGTGATAACGTAACAGTGGATGCAACCACAGGGACAATTAATCGCCTACTTTTTGAG GTGAGATCTATTCGCATGGGCGGCTCCTGTGCACTGGCCCTCTGTGGAATAGCATGTGGGAGGCTTGATCTATTTTACATGGACGGCTATGGGGGTCCTTG GGATGTTGCAGGTGGTGCTGTAATTGTTACAGAAGCTGGAGGGTGTGTTTATGATCC ATCTGGTGAGGAGCTTGACATCACATCTCGAAGAGTAGCAGCATCAAACCCTCTGCTTAAGGCAGCATTTGTTGATGTTTTGCGAGAATCGGAATGA
- the LOC126623956 gene encoding F-box protein CPR1-like, which translates to MKTPKSTVDTTQLQIQASKAMADLPPEVIVDILSRLPVCLLLRFRSIAKPWRSLIDSSYFVHLHLTQSAESKSHLSLILRKDSDLYCISFDSLNDAVELNHPLMCYSNRIRVLGSCNGLLCICNVAEDIAFWNPSTKKYRILPSLPSDRKRDSNMCLCGARVYGLGYDAVHDDYKLVRISQFIGLDYLSFVSEVRVFSLRNNAWKRLEDMPYVLCYTRKMGILVSGCVHWVVTRNLELDQHAMELVIAFDVTNETCGEVPMPQNMDRKCQIDVGYLGGCLCIVAKYEDKGVDVWTLKEYGVKESWSKLFTVSQTRRIKSVRPLVYSKNGSEVLFEQDHENLAWFDLKSQRVKSVKVRGLPDLFEAVVCMESLVSVHPCRREDKKKQEAAGDLKNKKRDDFLSQGFKLVL; encoded by the exons ATGAAGACTCCAAAATCCACCGTAGATACCACGCAGCTTCAAATCCAAGCATCCAAGGCTATGGCGGATCTCCCGCCGGAAGTAATCGTCGACATACTCTCTCGTTTACCCGTCTGCCTCCTCCTCCGTTTCCGGTCGATTGCAAAACCATGGCGGTCGCTCATCGACAGCTCATACTTCGTCCATCTCCACCTCACGCAATCGGCAGAGTCCAAATCGCATCTCAGTTTGATTCTCAGAAAGGACTCCGACCTCTACTGCATCAGTTTCGATTCTTTAAACGACGCCGTCGAGCTCAATCATCCACTGATGTGCTACAGCAATCGGATTCGCGTGCTGGGATCCTGCAACGGCCTCCTGTGCATCTGTAACGTGGCTGAAGATATCGCTTTCTGGAACCCGTCGACGAAGAAATACAGAATCTTGCCATCGCTGCCATCAGATCGAAAGCGCGATTCGAATATGTGTTTATGTGGAGCTAGGGTTTATGGTCTCGGATATGACGCCGTTCACGATGATTATAAACTGGTGAGGATTTCTCAgtttattggattggattacCTGTCGTTTGTGTCTGAGGTGAGGGTTTTTAGCCTAAGAAACAACGCGTGGAAGCGACTCGAAGACATGCCTTATGTGCTCTGTTACACACGAAAAATGGGAATTCTTGTGAGCGGTTGTGTGCATTGGGTGGTGACTCGGAACCTCGAATTAGATCAACATGCAATGGAGTTGGTCATTGCATTTGACGTTACGAATGAGACTTGTGGTGAGGTGCCTATGCCGCAGAACATGGACAGGAAGTGTCAGATTGATGTGGGATACTTGGGAGGGTGTCTTTGCATTGTAGCTAAATATGAAGATAAGGGTGTTGATGTGTGGACATTGAAGGAGTATGGGGTTAAAGAGTCTTGGAGTAAATTGTTTACCGTATCGCAAACTCGAAGAATCAAGAGTGTTAGACCTTTGGTGTATTCTAAGAATGGCAGCGAAGTTTTGTTCGAACAAGACCACGAAAATCTCGCTTGGTTTGATCTGAAAAGCCAGAGGGTCAAGAGTGTAAAGGTTCGTGGCTTGCCAGATCTATTTGAGGCTGTAGTTTGTATGGAAAGCCTTGTTTCGGTTCATCCTTGTAGACGAGAGGATAAGAAAAAGCAGGAAGCAGCAGGGGACTTGAAGAATAAGAAGAG GGATGATTTCCTGTCTCAAGGCTTCAAATTGGTGCTATAG
- the LOC126623953 gene encoding tonoplast dicarboxylate transporter-like has translation MDHHPVSDDPKTPLLPLHDKIQRSQSFHSSLKSLLTLKNFFVLLGPLLCTIICLCVKLDGPVASRNMLAVLVWVFAWWVTEAVPMPITSMSPLFLFPLFGISSADDVAQSYMDDVIALVLGSFILALAVEHYNIHRRLALNITMLFCGDPLSPPLLLLGICATTAFVSMWMHNVAAAVIMMPVATGILQRFPVGPDQSVAESKFCRAVVLGVIYSAAIGGMSTLTGTGVNLILVGMWKSYFPEAKPISFSTWFFLGFPLALLIFLALWVILCCLYCPRNSGQALSAYLDKAHLKRELEMLGPMAFAEKMVLAVFSMLIVLWMTRSITDDIPGWGSLFNGRAGDGTVSVMMATLLFIIPNKKQEGEKLMDWNKCKKLPWNIILLLGAGFAIADGVRTSGLADILSKALDFLEAVPYMAIAPAVCLISSTITEFTSNNATTTLVVPLLIQIAKSMHVHPLLLMIPGAIGAQFSFLLPTGTPSNIVGFTTGHIEIQDMIKTGLPLKIAGTVVLSLLMPTLGAYVFGTNEPAVQ, from the exons ATGGATCATCATCCAGTCTCCGACGACCCCAAAACTCCACTTCTCCCTCTCCACGATAAAATCCAACGGTCGCAGAGCTTCCATTCATCCTTGAAATCCCTTCTAACACTCAAGAACTTCTTCGTCCTCCTGGGACCTCTTCTGTGCACCATCATATGCCTCTGTGTGAAGCTAGATGGCCCGGTGGCCAGCCGGAACATGTTGGCGGTGCTGGTGTGGGTGTTTGCTTGGTGGGTCACGGAGGCCGTGCCCATGCCAATTACCTCCATGTCCCCACTCTTTCTCTTCCCTCTCTTTGGAATATCCTCTGCTGATGATGTTGCTCAATCTTACATGGATGATGTTATTGCCCTTGTTCTTGGAAGCTTTATATTGGCTCTTGCTGTTGAGCATTATAACATCCACAGAAGATTGGCCTTGAAT ATAACCATGCTCTTCTGCGGAGACCCGCTGAGTCCTCCCCTGCTCCTACTGGGAATATGCGCCACGACAGCATTCGTCTCCATGTGGATGCACAACGTGGCGGCAGCTGTGATAATGATGCCGGTGGCCACTGGGATCCTCCAGCGCTTTCCGGTGGGTCCGGACCAGTCCGTTGCCGAGAGCAAGTTCTGCAGGGCGGTGGTGCTGGGGGTGATATACTCCGCGGCCATAGGAGGGATGAGCACTCTCACTGGGACAGGTGTGAACTTGATATTGGTTGGGATGTGGAAGAGCTATTTTCCAGAGGCGAAGCCCATCAGCTTCAGCACCTGGTTCTTTCTAGGGTTCCCTCTGGCCTTGTTGATATTCTTGGCTTTGTGGGTTATACTTTGTTGCTTGTATTGCCCAAGGAATTCAGGCCAGGCTCTCTCTGCTTATCTGGACAAAGCTCACTTGAAGAGGGAGCTTGAAATGCTAG GTCCAATGGCTTTTGCTGAGAAGATGGTACTGGCTGTGTTTTCG ATGCTGATAGTTTTGTGGATGACAAGGAGCATAACAGATGATATTCCTGGGTGGGGATCTCTCTTCAATGGGCGTGCTGGTGATGGAACTGTCAGT GTTATGATGGCAACTTTGCTGTTCATAATTCCAAACAAAAAGCAAGAGGGAGAGAAGTTGATGGACTGGAACAAATGCAAGAAGCTACCATGGAACATCATATTGTTACTAGGTGCTGGTTTTGCCATCGCCGACGGAGTCCGAACTAGCGGCCTTGCAGACATTTTATCGAAAGCCCTAGATTTCTTGGAGGCTGTCCCATATATGGCCATTGCGCCGGCTGTGTGTCTCATAAGTAGTACCATCACTGAGTTCACATCAAACAATGCCACCACCACTCTTGTTGTCCCTCTTTTGATTCAAATAGCCAAAAGCATGCATGTACATCCACTCCTCCTTATGATTCCAGGAGCCATTGGGGCACAGTTTTCTTTCTTGCTTCCGACCGGTACCCCTTCGAATATTGTAGGGTTTACCACTGGACACATTGAAATTCAAGACATGATTAAGACTGGATTGCCACTGAAGATTGCTGGAACTGTTGTGCTTTCCCTTCTGATGCCCACACTAG GAGCTTATGTATTTGGGACAAATGAACCTGCAGTTCAATGA
- the LOC126621465 gene encoding putative MO25-like protein At5g47540 — protein sequence MKGLFKSKPRTPADIVRQTRDLLVYAQRAPDSRESKREEKMSELCKNIRELKSILYGNSESEPVAEACAQLTQEFFKENTLRLLITCLPKLNLEARKDATQVVANLQRQQVQSKLIACDYLEANIDLMDILIQGYGNTDMALHYGAMLRECIRHQSVARYVLESQHMKKFFDYIQLPNFDIAADAAATFKELLTRHKSTVADFLSKNYDWFFAEYNSKLLESSNYITRRQAVKLLGDILLDRSNSAVMTRYVSSRDNLRILMNLLRESSKSIQIEAFHVFKLFAANQNKPADIVSILVANRSKLLRLFADFKIDKEDEQFEADKAQVVREIAAMEPKDS from the exons ATGAAGGGGCTGTTCAAGTCCAAGCCCAGAACCCCCGCCGACATAGTTCGGCAGACCCGAGATCTCCTCGTCTATGCTCAGCGCGCTCCCGATTCTCGTGAAAGCAAACGCGAGGAAAAA ATGTCAGAGCTCTGTAAAAACATCAGGGAGCTGAAGTCGATTCTCTATGGAAATAGCGAGTCTGAACCCGTCGCAGAAGCATGTGCGCAGTTGACTCAGGAGTTTTTTAAGGAGAACACACTTCGACTTCTTATTACATGTCTTCCGAAATTGAACTTGGAG GCTCGGAAAGATGCCACTCAAGTGGTTGCAAACTTGCAGAGGCAACAAGTTCAGTCTAAGCTGATTGCATGTGATTACTTGGAAGCCAACATTGATTTGATGGATATTTTGATCCAAGG GTATGGAAACACTGACATGGCTCTACATTATGGTGCAATGTTGAGGGAGTGCATACGTCACCAAAGTGTTGCAAG aTATGTTTTGGAATCACAACACATGAAGAAGTTTTTTGATTATATACAGCTCCCCAATTTTGATATTGCTGCAGATGCTGCTGCAACTTTTAAG GAACTCTTGACGAGGCACAAATCTACTGTAGCGGATTTTCTTTCCAAGAACTATGATTGG TTTTTTGCGGAGTATAACTCGAAGCTACTGGAATCCTCCAATTATATTACCAGACGACAAGCTGTCAAG TTGTTAGGAGATATTTTGTTGGATCGGTCAAACTCAGCTGTGATGACTCGATACGTGAGCTCAAGGGACAACTTGAGGATCCTTATGAATCTTCTCAGA GAATCAAGCAAGAGCATTCAGATTGAAGCATTTCATGTTTTCAAG TTGTTTGCTGCTAATCAAAATAAACCCGCCGACATTGTGAGCATACTTGTTGCCAATAGAAGCAAGCTTTTACGCCTGTTTGCTGATTTTAAGATAGATAAAG AGGATGAACAATTTGAGGCAGACAAGGCTCAAGTAGTGAGAGAAATAGCTGCCATGGAACCCAAAGACTCATGA